In Zingiber officinale cultivar Zhangliang chromosome 6A, Zo_v1.1, whole genome shotgun sequence, a single genomic region encodes these proteins:
- the LOC121995001 gene encoding endoribonuclease Dicer homolog 3b-like, producing MARAVALADLLVLPSWEEKKKKGRRLAAEFQEKGKLLVLGEDMLMLVFGGEEKEGIGVGWRRLISSFDPFFFLLFFRFFIPKSIFQLFEKDGLHGCSLTLPPNAAFQKIVGPRTCSSNLAKQLVGLDACKKKLHELGALSDRLLPFYKDSQETKFAGSNESTTGHSRNSTDYFHCVFEGTTKRKELHGMERVRALHGTWAHEPDGITLNAYRIHFVCDQGKDSYSDFVMLLDSSLDDDIASEEIKLYLTPNKIVTSVISSCGKIDLIAEEIEKSKLFQEFFFNGMFGRLFTGSKGSGLKREFLFGEQKMPWSSSKMYLLLPLEPSSGVTDTGRRIDWMVINESISVVEYLKKIYSVDDEPGNATTCSPVACETCVNSQFIKLANNALPVRCLKDSVVFSIHDGRIYSVLDVINDVSSDDPFDQIHAPKLTQPLLLLKQSHNPDNLLSRSRFKGDSSGEKTAEKEQVHARMPPELLVHINVSTDILKSFYLLPSIMHRLESLMLACQLRDEIAFHQIQIPISLILEAITTERCCESFSLERLEPLGYSLLKYALSCYLFLKYPTKHEGNLTACRSQAIRNSTLHRLGTSRCLQGYIRDNAFDPLLWLAPGQISIHPLPCVCGVDTYNVPIERKYTTEEVSVVVGVPCDRGHRWMRSKTIADCVEALVGAYYAGGGLSAALSLIKWLGIDITIDKVLVKEAKISASHSIHHLKVNKIELLESELNYIFSSKGLLLEAITHPSYQELGLDFSSKNELGLGYSYQRLEFLGDSVLDLLITRHYFLSHKDVGPGVFSNENFAQIATRNNFDKYLQHGSRILSEKIKEYVTAIANHQCGKDKQMPNGLPKAPKVLADIFESIAGAILIDTNFNLHAVRKIFEPLLSPIITTSQVALCLLKQLKAEDISHDQCTPKRDKEPSISTTTDSLQLTANSRSSGHCCPLKGNSHPKTNCKSTKAKLDSPDLPITVPIRTEKGGPRTALFNLCKIHRCPKPHFKLKEEKFRTPIILNGVQTPNFNLFRAIVTLHIPNSKVITVQGEEKTNKKTAQDSAAREVLLELEKQEICILKEL from the exons ATGGCTAGAGCTGTTGCTCTTGCTGATTTGTTGGTGTTGCCGAGTtgggaggagaagaaaaagaaaggaagaaggcTTGCTGCAGAGTTTCAGGAGAAAGGCAAGTTGCTGGTTCTGGGAGAAGATATGCTGATGCTGGTGTTCGGAGGGGAAGAGAAAGAAGGGATAGGTGTCGGGTGGCGAAG ATTAATTTCATCTTTTGATccattcttttttcttcttttctttaggtTCTTCATCCCGAAATCAATTTTTCAGTTATTCGAGAAAGATGGTTTACACGGGTGTTCTCTGACATTGCCACCGAATGCTGCATTTCAAAAAATAGTAGGTCCTAGGACCTGCAGTTCGAACTTAGCAAAACAGCTTGTGGGTTTAGATGCTTGCAAGAAGAAGTTGCATGAATTAGGAGCGTTGAGTGACCGTCTTCTTCCTTTTTATAAAGATTCTCAGGAGACCAAATTTGCTGGTTCTAATGAATCCACTACTGGA CATTCACGAAACTCTACTGATTATTTTCATTGTGTATTTGAAGGGACAACTAAAAGGAAGGAGCTTCATGGGATGGAAAGGGTCCGTGCATTACATGGAACTTGGGCTCATGAACCTGATGGTATCACATTGAATGCGTATAGGATACATTTTGTTTGTGACCAAGGAAAAGACAGTTACTCAGATTTTGTCATGTTACTCGATTCATCACTCGATGACGACATAGCAAGTGAAGAAATAAAGCTCTACTTGACCCCTAACAAAATTGTCACCTCAGTTATTTCTTCTTGTGGGAAGATCGACTTAATTGCAGAAGAG ATTGAAAAATCCAAATTATTCCAAGAATTTTTCTTCAATGGGATGTTTGGTAGGCTTTTTACTGGATCAAAGGGATCAGGACTTAAAAGAGAATTCTTATTTGGAGAGCAAAAAATGCCTTGGAGCTCTTCGAAAATGTACCTACTTTTGCCACTGGAACCCTCATCAGGTGTAACAGATACTGGTAGGAGAATAGATTGGATGGTTATTAACGAGTCCATATCTGTCGTTGAGTACTTGAAAAAGATATATTCAGTAGATGATGAACCTGGAAATGCAACCACATGTTCTCCAGTTGCATGTGAAACATGTGTGAATTCCCAGTTCATAAAATTGGCCAACAATGCTCTTCCTGTTAGGTGCCTCAAAGATTCAGTAGTCTTTTCTATTCATGATGGAAGAATCTACTCTGTTCTGGATGTGATAAATGATGTTTCGTCAGATGATCCATTTGATCAGATACATGCACCGAAGCTCACACAACCATTGTTACTACTCAAACAAAGTCATAACCCAGACAACCTACTTTCAAGATCAAGATTTAAAG GTGATTCCAGTGGGGAAAAGACAGCGGAGAAAGAACAAGTGCATGCCCGCATGCCTCCAGAACTTCTGGTTCACATAAATGTATCAACTGATATCTTGAAGTCATTTTATTTGTTACCATCAATTATGCATCGATTGGAGTCGTTAATGTTGGCCTGTCAGCTTCGAGATGAAATTGCTTTCCACCAAATTCAAATACCGATCTCCCTG ATTTTGGAAGCAATAACCACTGAAAGATGTTGTGAGAGTTTCTCTTTGGAGCGTTTGGAGCCTCTAGGGTACTCATTGCTCAAATATGCATTGAGTTGCTATCTGTTTTTAAAATATCCTACAAAGCATGAAGGCAATCTAACTGCCTGCAGATCACAAGCAATTCGTAACTCAACACTTCATAGGTTGGGAACAAGTCGTTGCTTACAG GGTTACATACGAGATAATGCATTTGATCCGTTACTTTGGCTAGCTCCTGGACAGATCTCCATCCACCCTTTACCGTGCGTTTGTGGGGTGGACACTTACAATGTGCCTATTGAAAGGAAATATACGACTGAAGAGGTATCTGTTGTGGTGGGAGTACCTTGTGATAGAGGTCACAGGTGGATGCGCTCCAAGACAATTGCAGATTGTGTTGAAGCTCTAGTTGGAGCATACTATGCTGGTGGTGGTTTAAGTGCAGCACTTTCATTAATAAAGTGGCTGGGAATTGATATCACAATCGACAAGGTGTTAGTTAAAGAAGCCAAGATTAGTGCCTCTCATTCGATCCATCATTTGAAAGTTAACAAAATAGAATTGCTGGAGTCAGAACTAAACTATATCTTTTCTTCCAAGGGACTATTACTAGAAGCCATCACACATCCATCATATCAAGAGTTAGGACTTGACTTTTCATCAAAAAATGAGTTAGGACTTGGCTACAGTTACCAG AGACTTGAATTTCTAGGTGACTCAGTGCTGGATTTGCTAATAACAAGGCATTACTTTCTGAGCCACAAGGATGTTGGTCCTGGAGTATTTAGTAATGAAAATTTTGCACAAATTGCTACGAGAAATAATTTTGACAAATATCTTCAGCATGGTTCCAGGATACTATcagagaaaattaaagaatatgTTACCGCAATTGCAAATCATCAATGTGGTAAAGATAAGCAGATGCCTAATGGTCTTCCCAAGGCTCCGAAG GTTCTGGCAGATATTTTTGAGAGTATAGCAGGGGCAATATTAATAGACACCAATTTCAATCTCCATGCTGTTAGGAAGATTTTTGAACCCCTGCTTTCCCCAATTATAACTACGTCACAAGTAGCTTTATGCTTGTTGAAGCAACTGAAG GCAGAAGATATCTCTCATGATCAATGTACACCCAAAAGGGACAAAGAGCCGTCTATCTCTACTACTACTGACTCCCTTCAGCTAACTGCAAAT TCGAGATCATCTGGACATTGTTGCCCTTTAAAAGGAAATAGCCATCCGAAGACAAATTGCAAATCCACAAAGGCGAAGCTTGATAGTCCTG ACCTTCCAATTACTGTTCCAATTCGGACGGAGAAAGGGGGTCCTCGCACTGCTCTTTTCAATCTCTGCAAGATACATAGGTGCCCGAAGCCCCATttcaaattaaaagaagaaaaattcag GACTCCAATCATACTCAATGGGGTGCAAACACCCAACTTTAACCTCTTTAGAGCAATTGTGACTCTGCACATTCCTAACTCTAAAGTAATCACAGTCCAAGGCGAGgaaaaaacaaacaagaaaacagCTCAAGATTCGGCAGCGCGGGAGGTGCTGCTTGAGCTTGAGAAGCAAGAAATCTGCATCCTCAAGGAGTTATGA
- the LOC121996802 gene encoding DNA ligase 1-like, translating into MQWLRAPFRLPLGLSPFPHLLPSLLPYSEPAQIPLLHCRTAMSGRRTVTDVLMGNARAAAKAKNPTPASSDQTLTPSKKPRILGDDAKNLNEDPPVDGSNFTVELKRKCADFNPKKATSWKNGEPVPFLFLARALELISNESGRIAMTEILCNVFRTVIATTPGDLLATVYLSANKIAAPHEGIELGIGDASLIKALAEAYGRKEEQVKKQLKELGDLGLVAKASRSSQKVMFKPQPLTISKVFNTFRAIAKESGKDSQDKKRNHIKGLLVAATDCEPQYLVRLLQSKMRIGLAEKTVLVALAQASVFSETNQNQHSQAQPDFEEAGRIVKQVYSVLPIYDKIVPELLSVGVWKLQEACKFSLGVPVGPMLAKPTKAVSEILDKFQGTEFTCEYKYDGERAQIHYMEDGSVEIYSRNAERNTGKYPDVVSSVSRFKKANVKSFVLDCEIVAYDREKQKILPFQILSTRARKGVILSDIKVAVCTYAFDILYIDGQPLLQDQLKIRREYLYSCFEEVPGIFQFATAITSNDLEEIQKFLDTAVNSSCEGLIIKTLDKDATYEPSKRSNNWLKLKKDYMESIGDSLDLVPIAAFHGRGKRTGVYGSFLLACYDEHNEEYQSICNIGTGFSESQLEERSTSLRSKIIPKPKPYYRYSDTMNPDVWFEPSEVWEVKAADLSISPVHRAANGAVDANKGISLRFPRLLRVRDDKTPEEATTSDQVADMYRAQKINHSNNQDDDDD; encoded by the exons ATGCAGTGGCTGCGCGCCCCGTTTCGCCTTCCCCTCGGACTCTCTCCGTTTCCGCATCTTCTTCCCTCGCTTCTCCCTTACTCAGAACCCGCACAAATCCCGCTCCTTCACTGCCGAACTGCCATGTCCGGCCGCCGCACCGTCACCGACGTCCTCATGGGCAACGCCCGCGCCGCCGCCAAGGCCAAGAACCCTACCCCTGCCTCCAGTGACCAAACCCTGACTCCTTCTAAGAAACCTAGAATCTTAGGCGACGATGCGAAAAACCTCAATGAGGATCCTCCTGTCGATGGCAGCAATTTCACCGTGGAGTTGAAGAGGAAGTGCGCCGACTTCAACCCCAAGAAGGCCACGTCCTGGAAGAACGGCGAGCCCGTGCCCTTCTTGTTCCTCGCGCGTGCCCTCGAGCTGATCTCGAACGAGTCCGGAAGGATTGCCATGACGGAGATCCTATGCAACGTGTTTCGGACCGTCATTGCCACCACGCCTGGGGATCTTCTTGCCACCGTTTACCTTTCAGCTAATAAGATTGCAGCGCCTCATGAGGGTATTGAGCTCGGGATCGGCGACGCTTCTCTCATAAAGGCACTCGCGGAGGCTTATGGGAGGAAGGAGGAGCAAGTGAAGAAACAGCTCAAG GAACTGGGTGACTTGGGTCTTGTGGCCAAAGCTAGCCGATCGTCTCAGAAAGTGATGTTCAAGCCTCAACCTTTGACGATATCTAAGGTGTTCAACACATTCCGTGCTATTGCGAAG GAGTCTGGAAAAGATAGCCAAGACAAGAAAAGGAATCACATCAAAGGACTTCTTGTTGCAGCAACTGATTGTGAACCTCAGTATTTAGTTCGTCTTCTCCAG TCTAAGATGCGAATTGGGTTGGCAGAGAAAACTGTCCTAGTAGCTCTTGCACAAGCTTCTGTGTTCTCTGAAACAAATCAAAATCAACATTCACAAGCTCAACCTGATTTTGAAGAG GCTGGGAGAATTGTCAAACAAGTCTATTCAGTACTCCCAATCTATGATAAAATTGTTCCCGAGCTTCTTTCTGTGGGAGTGTGGAAACTTCAAGAGGCATGCAAATTTTCTCTAGGTGTTCCTGTGGGGCCTATGTTAGCTAAGCCAACAAAGGCAGTGTCTGAGATACTTGATAAATTTCAAGGAACAGAATTTACCTGTGAATACAAATATGATGGTGAACGTGCCCAG ATACATTATATGGAGGATGGATCAGTTGAGATATATAGTCGGAATGCAGAAAGAAATACTGGGAAGTACCCAGATGTTGTTAGCTCAGTGTCAAG ATTCAAGAAGGCTAATGTGAAATCCTTTGTGCTAGACTGTGAAATTGTTGCATATGACCGTGAGAAACAAAAGATATTACCTTTCCAg ATATTGAGTACTCGAGCTCGGAAAGGAGTGATCCTAAGTGACATAAAAGTAGCAGTTTGCACATATGCCTTTGACATTCTGTATATTGATGGCCAACCTCTTCTTCAAGATCAGCTGAAAATTCGTAGAGAG TATCTTTATAGTTGCTTTGAGGAAGTTCCTGGGATATTTCAGTTTGCAACTGCAATAACATCGAATGACCTGGAGGAAATTCAAAAATTTCTTGACACTGCTGTCAATTCCAG TTGTGAAGGTCTGATTATAAAGACGCTGGATAAGGATGCTACCTATGAGCCTTCGAAGCGATCAAATAATTGGTTAAAGTTGAAGAAAGACTACATGGAAAG CATTGGCGATTCCCTTGACTTGGTACCTATTGCTGCATTCCATGGTAGGGGAAAGCGTACAG GTGTTTATGGTTCGTTCCTTCTTGCTTGCTATGATGAACATAATGAGGAATATCAAAGCATTTGCAATATAG GTACTGGTTTCTCTGAATCACAGCTTGAAGAAAGATCAACAAGTCTTCGCAGTAAAATCATTCCAAAGCCCAAG CCATATTATCGCTATTCAGATACAATGAATCCAGATGTATGGTTTGAGCCATCAGAG GTTTGGGAGGTTAAGGctgctgacttgagcatcagtcCTGTTCATCGTGCTGCTAATGGTGCCGTTGATGCAAATAAA GGAATTTCACTACGATTTCCTCGTCTGCTACGTGTGCGTGATGACAAAACCCCTGAAGAAGCAACAACATCTGATCAG GTGGCTGATATGTATCGTGCACAGAAGATCAACCATTCAAACAAtcaagatgatgatgatgattga